The sequence aacttcaaaaaaaattatatatgtatatatataggcaATAATATACTGAATTTGATAACACATAAAAACTAAGATGATAATgtatttagttcaaatatattgaacgatataaaagaaatgctctatataagttttttatttttaaaaatattgataattttgtttataaattcatatttgtcttataagataattaaaataacttattataatatatatatatatatattatataagatatttgtaacatataaaatataacttaGATAATTTCTTGTGCATTTATAACAGCAAAGCACGTTTGTTCCGATGGCAAAGGCTATCCATTTCATTCGCCTCAAGTCCATCTCCCTATTGATGCCTTAATATCGTTGCAATAAAGAATAATGTATTTCATATGTTGATAAGCCCACCAGTTATATTGGGCCCAAGTCCATCTATCATGAGGctgaaatattataattttaccaataaataagcaaaaaaatGGGATACACAATTTTTTGGATGAAATATCATCGATAAATCGCAAACATTTTCGTCATTGCTTAATtgtttgaaaagataaaaatgtgataaatcagcaaaaagaaattgaaatatcGATCACTTGAAATATTCGTATGGGATCCTCGAAATTACTATAGATTTCTTTTAATTCACTTATAAATTTCTGGCCTTGGCCACTGCACGTACGAGTCACATTGCCATAGATTTGGAATGAATTTAAAAAGTCCAGTATAGCAGCTGCCATGCCGGGCGTCACAAAACGAGTATGTGAGCCTCTTAATGAATATGACTCCACTATTATAGAGTGGTTGTCGGCTACAGAAAGGAAATTTTACAAAGGGGAAGTGCCTGCTATACTGTATCCATATGCTTGCCCCTGTCTGCATGTTACAAATGCAAGCCGGTGAGAGTGATAAGAAGCTTTCACATGCAAATTTGAAACCCAACTTCACAGAATTCAAACTCATCTCATCCCTGGACACCTGATTAACCAATCTTGTTAACTGTTCAAAATGGAGTGAAAAGTTTCAAGTCATAAGAATTAAGAAGCAAACCACAAACCTAATCTCATGTTTATCAATGTCAAAAACAGTGGCACACTCATGAATGGTTATTGATTTTGCAACTAGACAACAAAGACAGGCGGATTCATACTGCAGAAAATATATGATGCCTTGGTGTTGACGTACTACTAGCAAAAGAACCCACAGTGCCTATCCATTTTACAGATGAAATCCTGTCCATTTTCTAAATCTCCTTCTATCACTTCCTTCACAAACTGCCATTCCAATACCTGTCCTCCCCCCCTGGCCAATGCCCCTGTAATACAATCTCCACTCACCCCCATCCCCATCCCCATCCCCATCCATCTGCACTAAACATGGGGATCCCACTCCTTTATTATCCCATCCATCATCCTCTGCTGGCATCAAAACTGCCTCATCCTGAAACCTCCTCCACTCCTTCAACCCATCTGGAGACACTGCCAATCCAATACTCCTCCTCCCATTGCCATCAACACCTTCATATGCCATCACGTACTTCCCATCCCTCCGGTTTTTCACCACACAAGCCTTCACCACCCCTGACTCATCAAAACTACCACTTATTCCTCCTCCCATTATCTTCCCCAACTTCACCCATCTAATCCCATCTTTTGACCTTGCTATTCCAATAGCAAACTGCCCATTTTCCACATCAAAAGAGTGATAATACATCCTGAGATCACCGTTTCCATGGAAAACAACCTGCGGTGAGGCAATGTACATGGAATCCCACTCGTTTTCCAATCCCACATCAAACAGAGCTCCGGTGTGATGCTCCCCTTCAATTCTAGCCCAGTGCCTCCCATCTTGGCTGATGGCCAACCCCGGCAAAGACTTGAAAATCTTGCCAATTCCACCATTCTCCCCATTCTCAGCGCCAGCCCTTTCTGGGTTTTCTAAATACAACTCCAAAGAATCATCCAAAAACACCACCTTTTCCGAACTATACCCAGTATAGTAAAGCCAGTACACAGCACTAGAACCTCTAACCCTGTTGCTGGACATGATGACGACATCAGAAGGCCTAATGCTCATTGTATCGAACGCCCACCAATCTTTCCCACAATTCATCACCAATCCCACATCCCCACCCGACCTAACTGGACCACCGCCTCGCTCCCAATGAACCCCATTGCTCGAAACCGCCAAACCGATGGAATCCGAAGCCGAATTTTCATTGGACGCCCCATGGTACCACATGTACCACCTCTCCTCATCGTCACTGAGAAATCTCTTCACCACCGGTGACCCGATTTGGGCACTGTCCCATGAGTTTGAGGGACCCAAATCAAACACCAAACCCCTAGAAGATGaagaagcagcagcagcagcagaagAAAGGGATTCATTCGAAGCGGGGGCGGCTGAATCTTGGGGTTTCGAATTAGAATTTGAATCTGAACTGGGACCAACAGTAGAATTTTTGTCGGTTGTGTCTGGTCTTGTAGAACATCGAGTGAGATAAAGCGCACAGTTTCTGGGGTTAGGGTGAGGGGTAGGCAAGATAGCGAAGAAGTTAGTGGAGGAGGCGTAAAGAGGGAACATGTTTGCAGGGGTGGAACGCCATGCTGGGTTGGAGGCTATTGGGCTGGTAATGGATACTCTTGGTGGGGTTGAAGTTGCAACGAAGCTCCTCGTAACGGATGATGCAGCCTCCATCACCGACGGCTGCCAAGAGATTTGGATTGTACGACTTGCAGAGACTCTTGGCCAATGGAAACTCAAGTCAAAAGAACCCAATAAGATGTTTGGTCCCAAACCCTGGAAGCAATAGAGAGGTAACGCAATCTGATAGCCCAGTATCACCCCATCAGCCAATTACAGTGGGGGcatcttatttatcaaaatagtTTCTTATAAatgttactattttttttatatactttaaaaacatgtttaataaattttaaattaagaataatttttcaaacttaagatgccaaatttttagaataaattttaggtgtttttcaACTGCTTTTAGAGGGTTtggagaaataattaaaaatacaaaagaataaGTCAAAAATATTG is a genomic window of Vitis riparia cultivar Riparia Gloire de Montpellier isolate 1030 chromosome 1, EGFV_Vit.rip_1.0, whole genome shotgun sequence containing:
- the LOC117923389 gene encoding uncharacterized protein LOC117923389, yielding MEAASSVTRSFVATSTPPRVSITSPIASNPAWRSTPANMFPLYASSTNFFAILPTPHPNPRNCALYLTRCSTRPDTTDKNSTVGPSSDSNSNSKPQDSAAPASNESLSSAAAAASSSSRGLVFDLGPSNSWDSAQIGSPVVKRFLSDDEERWYMWYHGASNENSASDSIGLAVSSNGVHWERGGGPVRSGGDVGLVMNCGKDWWAFDTMSIRPSDVVIMSSNRVRGSSAVYWLYYTGYSSEKVVFLDDSLELYLENPERAGAENGENGGIGKIFKSLPGLAISQDGRHWARIEGEHHTGALFDVGLENEWDSMYIASPQVVFHGNGDLRMYYHSFDVENGQFAIGIARSKDGIRWVKLGKIMGGGISGSFDESGVVKACVVKNRRDGKYVMAYEGVDGNGRRSIGLAVSPDGLKEWRRFQDEAVLMPAEDDGWDNKGVGSPCLVQMDGDGDGDGGEWRLYYRGIGQGGRTGIGMAVCEGSDRRRFRKWTGFHL